One Felis catus isolate Fca126 chromosome D1, F.catus_Fca126_mat1.0, whole genome shotgun sequence DNA segment encodes these proteins:
- the LOC101098400 gene encoding olfactory receptor 4B1 — protein sequence MESMAITNNVTELIFTGLFQDPEVQRACFVVFLPVYLATVVGNGLIVLTVNVSKSLCSPMYFFLSYLSLVEIAYSSTVVPKFITDLLAKIKTISLEGCVAQIFFFHFFGVTEILLLVVMAYDRYVAICKPLQYMNIMSRQLCHVLVAGSWLGGFFHSIIQILITVQLPFCGPNVIDHYFCDLQPLFKLACTDTFVEGVIVLANSGLIALCSFLILVSSYIIILVNLRNHSAEGRRKALSTCASHITVVLLFFGPAIFLYMRPSSTFTEDKLVAVFYTVVTPMLNPIIYTLRNAEVKIAMRRLWGKKNLGME from the coding sequence ATGGAGTCCATGGCCATTACAAATAATGTGACTGAGTTAATTTTCACTGGCCTGTTTCAGGATCCAGAGGTTCAGAGAGCATGCTTTGTGGTGTTTCTTCCTGTGTACCTGGCCACAGTGGTGGGCAATGGTCTCATTGTTCTGACAGTCAATGTCAGTAAGAGTCTGTGttcccccatgtacttcttccttagCTACTTGTCCCTGGTGGAGATCGCTTACTCCTCTACTGTTGTCCCTAAATTCATCACAGACTTACTTGCCAAGATTAAAACCATCTCTCTGGAGGGCTGTGTGGCTCAGATATTCTTCTTCCACTTCTTTGGGGTCACTGAGATCCTTTTGCTTGTggtgatggcctatgaccgctatgtggccatctgcaagcctcTTCAGTATATGAACATTATGAGCCGCCAACTATGTCATGTACTGGTGGCTGGCTCCTGGCTTGGGGGCTTTTTCCACTCCATTATACAGATTCTCATCACCGTCCAGTTGCCCTTCTGTGGTCCCAATGTGATTGACCACTACTTCTGTGATCTTCAGCCATTATTCAAGCTTGCCTGCACTGACACCTTTGTGGAGGGGGTTATTGTGTTGGCCAACAGTGGCTTAATTGCTCTGTGCTCCTTCCTCATTTTGGTGTCCTCCTATATTATCATCCTTGTCAACTTGAGGAACCATTCTGCAGAGGGGAGGCGCAAAGCCCTCTCTACCTGTGCCTCTCACATCACAGTGGTCCTCTTGTTCTTTGGACCTGCCATCTTCCTCTACATGCGACCCTCCTCCACCTTCACTGAGGACAAACTGGTGGCCGTGTTCTACACAGTTGTCACCCCCATGCTGAACCCCATCATCTACACACTCAGAAATGCAGAGGTGAAAATTGCCATGAGGAGGTTGTGGGGCAAAAAGAACTTAGGGATGGAATAA